The Candidatus Saccharibacteria bacterium genome includes a region encoding these proteins:
- the tig gene encoding trigger factor: MHVKTTHQSDTEVTLTIVASEKDLKAIKDHTLTHFQAKAKVAGFREGKAPLEVVEKHVDQEQLQNQFLEEAVNQMYPQAVRNEDIRPVVQPEIKIIKFVPFSELEFEAKVPVVGEIKLADYTKIRKPKPSVTISETDINEVIKSLQTRLAEKKDVDRAAKTGDQVWIDFKGTNQKGEPINGAEGKDYPLVLGSKTFIPGFEDNITGMKAGETKKFDVTFPADYGVKALAKQKVTFEVTVTKVQEMTEPKVDDAFAAQAGPFKTLKELKDDIKKQLKLEREQQAGNQYESELVRELTTKSKVVMPQVLIDEQVERMISELKQNLTYRGQTFQEYLKAEGKTEEEYRKELAPQAEERVKASLVLAEVAEQEKLDVTPEELEIRMQTLKSQYQDEAMRAELEKPQARRDIAMRMLSEKTVALLASHATK, encoded by the coding sequence ATGCATGTAAAAACTACTCATCAATCAGATACCGAGGTAACCCTCACTATTGTCGCTTCAGAAAAAGATCTAAAAGCTATTAAAGATCACACATTGACACACTTTCAAGCAAAAGCTAAAGTCGCTGGCTTTAGGGAAGGTAAAGCACCGTTGGAAGTAGTGGAAAAACATGTAGATCAAGAGCAATTACAAAACCAGTTTCTTGAAGAAGCGGTCAACCAGATGTATCCCCAAGCTGTGCGGAACGAAGACATTCGACCAGTGGTACAACCTGAGATAAAAATTATAAAGTTTGTACCGTTTAGTGAACTGGAATTTGAAGCCAAAGTACCGGTAGTGGGTGAAATCAAACTTGCCGATTATACTAAGATACGAAAGCCCAAACCATCAGTTACCATTTCAGAAACTGATATTAATGAAGTCATTAAATCTCTACAGACTCGTTTAGCTGAAAAGAAGGATGTTGATCGTGCCGCTAAAACAGGTGATCAAGTCTGGATTGATTTTAAGGGCACCAACCAAAAAGGTGAGCCGATTAACGGCGCAGAAGGCAAGGATTATCCGTTGGTTCTGGGTAGCAAAACATTTATCCCAGGTTTTGAAGATAATATTACCGGTATGAAGGCTGGCGAAACCAAGAAGTTTGACGTGACCTTTCCGGCTGATTACGGCGTAAAAGCTTTGGCTAAGCAGAAAGTAACGTTCGAAGTAACCGTTACGAAAGTTCAAGAAATGACTGAACCAAAGGTAGACGATGCCTTTGCCGCTCAGGCCGGACCGTTTAAAACGCTAAAAGAACTAAAAGACGATATTAAGAAGCAGCTCAAATTAGAGCGTGAACAACAAGCTGGAAACCAATATGAGTCAGAGTTGGTTCGTGAGCTGACCACTAAAAGTAAAGTAGTGATGCCTCAGGTGCTCATTGATGAGCAGGTTGAGCGGATGATATCGGAATTAAAGCAAAATCTTACATACCGTGGACAAACCTTCCAAGAATATTTGAAGGCAGAGGGTAAAACAGAAGAAGAGTATCGCAAAGAACTCGCCCCGCAAGCCGAAGAGCGCGTTAAAGCTAGTTTGGTTTTGGCTGAAGTTGCCGAACAAGAGAAGCTTGACGTGACACCGGAAGAGCTAGAGATTCGTATGCAAACACTTAAGTCGCAATACCAGGACGAAGCTATGCGAGCTGAACTTGAAAAACCGCAAGCCCGGCGCGATATCGCTATGCGCATGTTGAGCGAAAAGACTGTAGCCTTACTGGCATCACATGCCACCAAATAA
- the rpsG gene encoding 30S ribosomal protein S7 encodes MPRKVTASLVRDIKPDRLYNSVMVQRLINRVMLNGKKQLAERLVYDGMQKAADKLKVQNPLEVFDTAMKNIRPSVETRSRRVGGANYQIPFEVKGQRQNHLTIMWFVTAARARKGMSMADRIALELIDAYNGTGNAVKKREDTHKMAEANRAFAHFAR; translated from the coding sequence ATGCCGCGTAAAGTTACTGCATCATTAGTTCGTGATATTAAGCCGGATCGTTTGTATAACAGCGTGATGGTGCAGCGCTTAATTAATCGCGTTATGTTAAACGGAAAAAAGCAGCTTGCTGAGCGTTTGGTGTACGATGGCATGCAAAAAGCGGCTGATAAGCTGAAGGTTCAAAATCCACTAGAAGTGTTTGATACAGCCATGAAAAACATCCGCCCAAGTGTTGAGACTCGTTCTCGGCGGGTTGGTGGTGCAAACTACCAAATTCCGTTTGAGGTAAAAGGCCAACGTCAAAACCACCTGACCATAATGTGGTTTGTCACGGCCGCACGAGCTCGTAAGGGTATGAGTATGGCTGACCGGATCGCACTTGAGCTAATCGATGCCTATAACGGCACCGGTAATGCGGTCAAGAAGCGTGAAGACACCCACAAGATGGCAGAAGCTAATAGGGCCTTCGCTCACTTCGCAAGGTAA
- a CDS encoding ATP-dependent Clp protease proteolytic subunit: protein MMNVMSTLIPTVIENEGRVERAYDIYSRLLKDRIIFLGDDVNEHTANLIVAQFLFLDNADPKKDIYLYINSPGGSVYDALAIYDTMNFVKADVQTVGIGVQASAAAFLLSSGTKGKRMLLPHATIMMHQPSSGTRGKVSDQEIDLRESLRVKKLLEEIMAKNTGQNVKKIHEDLERDKWMTAQEAKKYGVVDTVVATQPTGSK from the coding sequence ATGATGAATGTCATGAGCACACTTATCCCAACAGTTATCGAAAACGAAGGTCGCGTTGAACGAGCCTACGACATCTACTCCCGCTTATTAAAAGACCGGATCATATTTTTAGGCGATGACGTTAACGAACACACCGCTAACCTAATTGTTGCTCAGTTTTTGTTTTTAGATAACGCTGACCCCAAAAAAGATATCTATTTGTATATCAACAGTCCAGGCGGCAGCGTCTATGATGCTTTGGCAATTTATGACACCATGAACTTCGTTAAGGCTGATGTACAAACAGTTGGAATTGGCGTGCAAGCCAGTGCCGCGGCGTTTTTACTAAGCTCCGGCACCAAAGGCAAGCGGATGTTACTGCCTCACGCTACTATTATGATGCATCAACCTTCCAGTGGTACGCGTGGTAAAGTTAGCGATCAAGAGATAGACCTACGTGAGTCACTGCGGGTTAAAAAGCTACTTGAGGAAATTATGGCTAAAAATACCGGCCAAAACGTCAAGAAAATACACGAAGACTTAGAGCGTGATAAGTGGATGACCGCCCAAGAAGCCAAAAAGTACGGCGTTGTAGACACTGTAGTCGCCACGCAGCCAACAGGTAGTAAGTAG
- the rpoC gene encoding DNA-directed RNA polymerase subunit beta' has product MRGYNTGNNIADFDAVRLAVASSQDILEWSYGEVAKPETINYRTQKPERDGLFCERIFGPVKDINPHDAKYKGVRSREAAVDKKGEIVTKSIVRRERMGHINLAAPVTHIWFLRGAPSAIGLLLGMTVKNLERVTYFASYIVKSVDIEKRDQLLADKEAEFAAAQEAIKSRYENEAKAEDANVKALAEMQTKEIEEITEEFEEFRSQVNSLVKMNLISEADYRALPDELAEVVTVGMGGAALKDLLEDIDLDQLIQDLQAESEEAKGQRKKKLMKRLRLLENMQNANIKPSSMCVSVLPVIPPDLRPMVQLTGGRFATSDLNDLYRRVINRNNRLKKLIELNAPEVIRRNEQRMLQEAVDALIDNNNARSGRAVAATGQRRRLKSLSDMLKGKQGRFRQNLLGKRVDYSGRSVIVAGPELKINECGLPKMMALELFKPFVIGNLIANEHAHNIRSATRMIETNETAVWDALDEVIHGKYVLLNRAPSLHRLSVQTFQPRLIEGKAIQLHPLVCKGFNADFDGDQMAVHLPLSDEAQAEARNIMVSSKNLLKPADGSPVLHIEQDIVLGCYYLTYQHGDIASKVFDFTDVAEALMAYDLNNISLQSNVRIPFRGELRETTLGRILFNEIFPEDFPYLNEAMTKKRITATMALVYQMYGQSKTAEIADDLKDIGLEFATHSGLSMGLSDFTDIKGLDKIMKDGEDKATLISDQFDQGFITDEERYRLTVDNWMKTDTNVQSVLSEQFTNENSAMSVAVVSGARGNIGQVKTAVGMLGVTTDASGRAIELPIRSNYKTGLTPLEYFTATRGARKGMIDTALKTADSGYLTRRLVDVSQDVFTIDEDCDDPGFPLYRSDAKEIGISYAQRLTGRYAAENIAKYVKAGELITEDVAVEIEKDESLDCIRIMSVLSCTNVRGVSQKSYGIDPATGQLVSIAHPIGVIAAQSIGEPGTQLTLKTFHSGGVAGEDITTGLPRVEELFEVRTPKGHAFLSEITGVVSTWEEGERYIVQVAADDKDKVELKIDQRNVQIAEGNEVVNGDVLAANEDGSDPLIAPVAGKVHLTKKLISISPNSKSIVRYEIPGFKQIVVKDGDKVEAGQRLTNGSINLHELMKLKGVEATQRYIMNEVLRIFASQGQNISDKHLEVIVRQMFSRVQIDETGDSEFVTGDTVSKLSVVETNERLAAEGKKPVKYVQLLLGITKASLSTDSFLSAASFQDTTRVLIGAATSGRVDHLYGLKENVILGRRIPVGTGYLPDVDGDGFTDTDVLDEGNDEA; this is encoded by the coding sequence ATGCGCGGCTATAACACAGGAAACAATATTGCAGATTTTGATGCCGTCCGGCTGGCTGTGGCTAGTTCACAGGATATTCTTGAGTGGAGCTACGGTGAAGTTGCCAAGCCAGAAACAATTAATTATCGTACACAAAAACCTGAACGCGATGGACTATTTTGCGAACGGATATTTGGCCCGGTTAAAGATATTAATCCACACGACGCCAAGTATAAAGGTGTTAGATCACGAGAAGCCGCAGTTGACAAAAAAGGTGAAATTGTTACCAAAAGTATTGTCCGCCGTGAGCGAATGGGGCATATAAATCTCGCTGCACCGGTTACCCATATTTGGTTTTTGCGTGGTGCACCGTCGGCAATCGGCCTGCTGCTTGGCATGACTGTCAAAAATCTCGAGCGAGTCACCTATTTTGCGAGTTATATCGTAAAGTCGGTCGATATCGAAAAACGAGACCAGCTTTTGGCAGATAAAGAAGCTGAATTTGCCGCGGCGCAAGAAGCCATAAAATCACGCTATGAGAATGAAGCAAAAGCTGAAGATGCTAATGTCAAAGCTCTCGCTGAGATGCAGACCAAAGAAATTGAAGAAATTACTGAAGAGTTTGAAGAGTTCAGGTCTCAAGTAAACAGTCTGGTTAAGATGAACTTAATAAGTGAAGCTGATTATCGGGCACTTCCTGATGAACTGGCGGAAGTCGTCACAGTTGGTATGGGTGGAGCCGCCCTAAAAGATCTGCTGGAAGACATTGATCTTGATCAGCTTATTCAAGACTTGCAAGCCGAGTCAGAAGAGGCAAAAGGTCAACGTAAGAAAAAGCTAATGAAACGGCTTCGTTTACTTGAGAATATGCAAAACGCCAATATCAAACCTTCAAGTATGTGCGTTTCTGTGTTGCCGGTTATTCCTCCGGATTTGCGGCCAATGGTGCAACTAACTGGTGGACGATTTGCAACCAGTGATTTGAATGATTTGTACCGCCGTGTAATTAATCGAAATAATCGTCTGAAAAAACTAATCGAATTAAATGCTCCAGAAGTAATTCGCCGTAACGAACAGCGCATGTTGCAAGAAGCAGTTGATGCGCTGATTGACAACAATAATGCCCGGTCAGGTCGGGCGGTGGCAGCTACTGGGCAAAGACGACGCCTTAAATCACTTAGTGACATGCTTAAAGGTAAGCAGGGTCGTTTCCGTCAGAACTTGCTAGGTAAACGAGTTGATTACTCGGGTCGTTCTGTCATTGTCGCCGGTCCCGAGCTTAAGATTAATGAGTGCGGTCTGCCAAAAATGATGGCACTAGAGTTGTTTAAGCCGTTTGTGATAGGCAACTTAATAGCAAATGAGCACGCGCATAATATTCGATCTGCAACCCGTATGATTGAAACTAACGAAACTGCTGTATGGGACGCACTTGATGAGGTGATCCACGGTAAATACGTATTACTTAACCGTGCTCCTTCATTGCACAGACTTTCGGTTCAAACCTTCCAGCCACGACTAATTGAAGGCAAAGCCATCCAATTACATCCGCTTGTCTGTAAAGGTTTCAATGCCGACTTTGATGGCGATCAAATGGCAGTACATCTACCACTTTCGGACGAAGCTCAGGCAGAAGCTAGAAACATAATGGTGAGCAGCAAAAACTTGTTAAAACCAGCCGACGGCTCTCCGGTACTTCATATAGAACAAGATATTGTGCTTGGTTGCTACTACTTAACCTATCAGCACGGTGACATAGCCAGTAAAGTGTTTGACTTCACTGACGTAGCTGAAGCGTTAATGGCGTATGATCTAAACAATATTAGTCTACAAAGCAATGTGCGGATTCCGTTCAGAGGTGAACTACGTGAGACTACGTTAGGACGGATTTTGTTCAACGAAATTTTTCCTGAAGATTTCCCATACCTCAATGAAGCAATGACCAAAAAACGAATTACGGCCACTATGGCGTTAGTTTACCAGATGTATGGTCAATCTAAGACAGCTGAAATTGCTGATGACCTAAAAGATATTGGCCTGGAATTCGCTACACACTCTGGTCTTAGCATGGGCTTGTCCGACTTTACAGATATTAAGGGTTTGGACAAGATTATGAAGGATGGAGAGGATAAAGCTACTTTAATTAGCGATCAGTTTGACCAAGGGTTTATCACCGATGAGGAACGATACCGATTAACGGTTGATAACTGGATGAAAACTGATACAAACGTTCAGTCGGTGCTTAGCGAGCAGTTTACTAACGAGAACAGCGCTATGTCAGTGGCCGTTGTTTCTGGTGCTCGCGGTAATATCGGCCAGGTTAAAACAGCGGTAGGTATGCTCGGTGTCACAACCGATGCAAGCGGCCGTGCAATCGAACTTCCAATCCGTTCTAACTACAAGACTGGCTTGACTCCGCTAGAGTACTTTACGGCCACGCGAGGTGCACGTAAAGGTATGATTGACACCGCACTGAAAACCGCCGACTCTGGGTATTTGACTCGTCGGTTGGTTGATGTATCTCAAGATGTCTTTACCATTGATGAAGATTGCGATGACCCAGGATTTCCGCTCTATCGAAGCGACGCTAAAGAAATCGGTATTTCGTATGCGCAACGACTAACCGGTCGATATGCGGCTGAAAACATTGCAAAATATGTTAAAGCAGGTGAGCTGATTACTGAAGACGTGGCTGTCGAAATTGAGAAAGATGAAAGCCTTGATTGTATCCGTATAATGAGCGTTCTTTCATGTACCAACGTACGTGGCGTATCGCAGAAATCGTACGGCATTGATCCAGCAACAGGACAGTTGGTTAGTATCGCGCATCCAATTGGAGTAATTGCGGCACAAAGTATCGGTGAACCTGGTACGCAGTTGACACTTAAAACTTTCCACTCTGGTGGTGTGGCCGGTGAGGACATTACCACTGGTCTGCCCCGAGTTGAGGAGTTGTTTGAAGTTCGAACGCCAAAAGGTCATGCATTCCTTTCTGAAATTACCGGCGTTGTGAGCACCTGGGAAGAAGGTGAGCGCTACATAGTACAAGTTGCAGCGGATGATAAAGATAAAGTCGAGCTGAAAATTGACCAAAGAAATGTTCAGATCGCTGAAGGTAATGAGGTAGTAAATGGTGACGTACTTGCTGCAAACGAAGACGGCTCGGATCCTTTAATCGCCCCCGTAGCCGGTAAAGTGCACCTCACCAAGAAGCTAATTTCTATTTCTCCGAACAGTAAAAGTATTGTGCGTTATGAAATACCTGGTTTCAAACAGATCGTTGTCAAAGATGGCGACAAAGTGGAGGCTGGGCAGCGGCTCACAAACGGATCGATTAATCTGCATGAGTTGATGAAGCTTAAAGGTGTCGAAGCCACTCAGCGCTATATAATGAATGAAGTCTTACGTATATTTGCATCACAAGGTCAGAACATTTCTGATAAGCACCTTGAAGTGATTGTCAGACAGATGTTTAGCAGAGTTCAAATAGACGAAACAGGCGATAGCGAATTTGTAACCGGCGATACAGTTAGCAAGCTTTCGGTTGTAGAGACAAACGAACGACTAGCTGCTGAAGGTAAGAAACCAGTTAAGTATGTACAATTGTTGCTTGGTATAACCAAGGCGTCGTTGAGTACTGACTCGTTCTTAAGTGCTGCAAGCTTCCAAGATACTACTAGAGTTCTGATTGGTGCTGCAACCAGTGGTCGAGTCGATCACTTGTACGGACTTAAAGAAAACGTCATACTTGGTCGACGAATCCCGGTAGGTACTGGTTACTTGCCAGACGTCGATGGCGATGGTTTTACTGATACCGACGTACTCGATGAAGGAAACGACGAAGCTTGA
- the rpsL gene encoding 30S ribosomal protein S12 yields the protein MPTVNQLVRKPRKKVTTKSKSPALQRITNNLKNKNYEKPSPFKRGVCVKVTTKTPKKPNSALRKVARVRLQNGHEVWAYIGGEGHNLQEHAVVLIRGGRVKDLPGVRYHVVRGSLDLQGVSNRKQGRSKYGTKKETK from the coding sequence ATGCCAACAGTCAATCAATTAGTGCGCAAGCCGCGCAAGAAGGTGACGACTAAGTCAAAGTCACCGGCATTGCAGCGCATTACTAACAATCTTAAGAATAAGAACTACGAAAAACCATCACCGTTTAAGCGTGGTGTTTGCGTTAAAGTTACTACCAAAACTCCGAAAAAACCTAACTCTGCACTCCGTAAAGTCGCTCGCGTTCGATTGCAAAACGGCCATGAGGTATGGGCTTATATCGGAGGTGAGGGTCATAATCTACAAGAACACGCCGTAGTATTAATTCGTGGGGGTCGTGTAAAAGACCTTCCAGGTGTACGCTACCATGTGGTTCGTGGCAGTCTTGATCTTCAAGGAGTTTCTAACCGAAAACAAGGCCGTTCCAAGTACGGCACCAAAAAGGAGACCAAATAG
- a CDS encoding DNA-directed RNA polymerase subunit beta, which yields MANSAKTKQTKNKNNRIFYNDVDDILDMPNLVDHQSKSFQWFVQEGLGELLAEVSPIDDYTNTKLSLNFKDYRFEPPKMSETEARENNVSFEAPLKATVELTNKVTGEVKNQEIYLGDFPWMTERGTFVINGSERVVVSQLIRSAGVFFTGDLHGTTNLYGAKVIPGRGAWLEFETAPNGALFVKIDRKRKIAVTTLLRALGVTEAQLRDAVKHVDTGKLNYIDATLEKDPSRGSNEALIEVYRRLRPGDLATVENARSLLENMFYNFKRFDFSRVGRYKINKRLDLDLPNTIENRIMRVEDLLAIIAEIIRLNNTQDPSDDIDSLANRRVKLVGELVQRQFRIGLLRMERNTKDRMSMSEIETVTPAQLINARPVVAAVREFFASSQLSQFMDQINPLSELAHKRRLSSMGPGGLSRERAGFEVRDAHATHYGRICAVETPEGANIGLVLNLASYARINDYGFIETPYRKVINAVTAKDAVGHIASVDLEDDKGKVIVKKDAKISETDAKKLAAIKTRTTWPVKSKVTDEVVYLDAAAEKQATIASAGEELDEHNYFKNNRVSVRTHLIAGEVDAEEVTHVDASRRQIIGSSAGLIPFIEKNYVYRSLMGSNQQRQAVPLIRPTAPIVGTGLESRVAHNSGQLVVAKDDGEVIKATGSEVVVKYKDGNVSYVPQHFIRSNEGSSINQKVVVYSGDKVKAGDPLIEGMSVAEGELALGKDLMVAFMPWQGYNFEDAIVISRRLVEDDTLTSVHIVDFMVEVRETKLGPEIVTRDIPNVSEDALRHLDDDGIVRIGAEVHPGDILVGKITPKGEQELSSEERLLRAIFGEKAKEVRDTSQRMSNGKHGKVVGVKVFSRANGHELKAGVIMQIQVFVAQMRKISVGDKLGGRHGNKGVIAKILPVEDMPFTEDGTPVDIVLNPLGVPSRMNIGQLFETHLGMAAHKLGLKVASPAFDGVSTKKIQELLKEAGLPEDGKQQLYDGRNGQAFKERTTVGAMYTIKLNHMIADKIHARSTGPYTMVTQQPLGGKAQNGGQRFGEMEVWALEAYGASNTLQEMLTIKSDDVYGRSKAYESIIKGTEIVGPKVPESFNVLVKELQGLGLKVDLIDSDNLVDAEKVLSESIKDEAAHQAEVAVPDPEVSDVDVTEDAAADEYTVMELDDDIPTTATVSSTDDEDQASEDTTSAQNDDKENN from the coding sequence ATGGCGAATAGCGCTAAGACCAAGCAAACCAAGAATAAAAATAACCGAATATTTTATAACGATGTTGACGACATACTGGACATGCCTAATCTGGTTGACCATCAAAGCAAATCATTCCAGTGGTTCGTACAAGAAGGCCTAGGTGAATTACTCGCTGAAGTTAGCCCGATTGACGATTATACAAACACCAAGTTATCACTAAATTTTAAAGATTATCGTTTTGAACCGCCAAAAATGAGCGAGACCGAGGCGCGGGAAAACAATGTCAGTTTTGAAGCACCACTTAAAGCAACGGTCGAACTAACAAATAAAGTTACCGGAGAGGTGAAAAACCAAGAGATTTATTTAGGTGACTTCCCCTGGATGACAGAGCGCGGTACATTTGTAATTAACGGTTCTGAACGCGTCGTAGTTAGTCAGCTTATCCGTTCTGCCGGTGTTTTCTTCACAGGTGATTTGCACGGTACGACCAATTTATACGGTGCTAAAGTAATTCCAGGACGCGGGGCTTGGCTGGAGTTTGAAACTGCCCCAAATGGTGCATTGTTTGTAAAAATTGACCGAAAACGCAAGATTGCCGTTACGACACTACTGAGAGCACTCGGTGTGACAGAAGCTCAGTTGCGTGACGCCGTTAAACACGTTGATACCGGTAAACTTAACTATATTGATGCCACTCTTGAGAAAGATCCGTCCCGTGGATCAAACGAGGCGCTCATTGAAGTGTATCGTCGTCTACGCCCCGGTGACTTGGCAACGGTAGAAAACGCTCGCAGTCTGCTGGAAAACATGTTCTATAACTTCAAGCGGTTTGATTTCAGTCGTGTTGGCCGTTACAAAATCAATAAACGACTTGATCTTGATCTGCCCAATACAATCGAAAACCGTATTATGCGGGTCGAAGATTTATTGGCAATTATCGCCGAGATTATCCGCTTAAATAACACCCAAGATCCATCTGACGATATCGATTCGTTGGCTAATCGACGCGTTAAACTTGTCGGCGAACTTGTTCAACGACAATTCAGGATTGGTCTGTTGCGTATGGAACGTAACACCAAAGATCGTATGTCGATGAGTGAAATTGAAACCGTAACGCCGGCACAGCTAATCAACGCCCGTCCGGTGGTAGCGGCGGTTCGTGAGTTCTTTGCGAGTTCACAGCTAAGTCAGTTCATGGATCAGATTAACCCACTTTCAGAGCTTGCTCATAAACGTCGTTTGAGTTCAATGGGTCCTGGTGGGCTTTCTCGTGAACGTGCCGGTTTTGAGGTACGTGATGCACATGCTACGCACTACGGCCGAATTTGTGCCGTTGAGACTCCAGAAGGTGCTAACATCGGTTTGGTATTAAACCTAGCATCTTATGCTCGCATTAATGATTATGGGTTTATTGAGACACCGTATCGTAAAGTTATAAACGCAGTGACGGCTAAAGACGCTGTCGGGCACATTGCCAGTGTTGACCTAGAAGACGACAAGGGCAAAGTCATCGTCAAGAAAGACGCAAAAATTAGCGAAACTGATGCTAAGAAACTAGCAGCTATAAAGACACGTACGACTTGGCCGGTAAAATCAAAAGTTACAGACGAAGTGGTTTATCTTGATGCTGCTGCAGAAAAACAGGCAACAATTGCCAGCGCCGGTGAAGAACTAGATGAGCATAACTACTTCAAAAACAACCGTGTTAGTGTTCGAACCCACTTAATCGCTGGTGAGGTTGACGCTGAGGAGGTTACACACGTTGATGCATCACGGCGTCAAATCATTGGCTCCAGTGCCGGATTGATTCCATTCATTGAGAAAAACTATGTGTATAGAAGTCTTATGGGCAGCAACCAGCAACGTCAGGCGGTGCCATTAATCCGGCCAACCGCACCAATTGTTGGAACTGGTCTGGAATCACGCGTAGCTCACAACAGCGGTCAACTTGTGGTTGCAAAAGATGATGGAGAAGTTATTAAAGCTACCGGTTCGGAAGTTGTCGTTAAATATAAAGACGGTAATGTTAGCTACGTTCCACAGCATTTCATTCGCAGCAACGAAGGCAGCAGCATCAACCAAAAGGTTGTTGTTTATAGTGGAGATAAGGTTAAAGCTGGTGATCCGCTTATCGAGGGAATGTCAGTTGCTGAAGGTGAACTAGCTCTTGGTAAAGATTTGATGGTAGCGTTTATGCCGTGGCAAGGCTACAACTTTGAAGATGCAATTGTTATTTCGAGGCGGTTGGTCGAAGACGACACTTTAACCTCGGTACATATTGTGGACTTTATGGTTGAAGTCCGCGAAACCAAGCTCGGCCCTGAAATTGTCACCCGCGATATCCCAAATGTTAGCGAGGACGCGTTGCGACACCTTGATGATGACGGCATTGTTCGGATAGGTGCGGAAGTTCACCCGGGCGATATACTAGTCGGTAAGATTACACCTAAAGGTGAGCAAGAGTTAAGTAGCGAAGAGCGCCTCCTGCGAGCAATTTTCGGCGAAAAAGCCAAAGAAGTTCGTGACACATCGCAACGGATGAGCAACGGCAAACACGGAAAAGTTGTTGGCGTTAAAGTGTTTTCGCGAGCTAACGGCCATGAGCTAAAAGCCGGTGTGATCATGCAAATACAAGTGTTTGTCGCTCAGATGCGTAAGATTTCTGTCGGTGATAAGCTCGGAGGTCGTCACGGTAACAAAGGCGTGATTGCGAAGATTCTCCCAGTTGAAGATATGCCGTTTACCGAAGATGGAACGCCAGTCGATATCGTCTTAAACCCACTCGGTGTGCCGTCTCGTATGAATATCGGACAGCTTTTTGAGACACATCTCGGGATGGCTGCTCATAAGCTTGGTTTGAAAGTAGCCAGTCCGGCCTTTGACGGTGTTTCAACCAAGAAAATTCAAGAACTGCTTAAAGAAGCTGGATTGCCTGAAGATGGCAAACAACAACTGTATGACGGTCGGAACGGGCAAGCTTTCAAAGAACGAACTACTGTTGGCGCGATGTATACCATTAAGCTCAATCACATGATTGCCGATAAAATTCATGCACGCTCAACTGGTCCATACACTATGGTGACGCAACAGCCGTTGGGCGGTAAAGCTCAGAACGGCGGTCAACGGTTCGGCGAAATGGAGGTATGGGCACTAGAAGCGTATGGTGCAAGCAATACACTGCAAGAAATGCTGACAATAAAATCAGACGACGTCTACGGACGCAGTAAGGCATACGAATCGATCATTAAAGGTACAGAAATTGTCGGACCAAAAGTACCAGAGAGCTTCAATGTGCTTGTAAAAGAATTGCAAGGTCTAGGTTTGAAAGTTGACTTGATTGATTCGGACAATCTGGTTGATGCCGAAAAAGTCTTGTCTGAAAGCATCAAAGACGAAGCTGCGCATCAAGCTGAAGTTGCAGTACCTGACCCCGAAGTGTCGGATGTTGATGTTACAGAAGATGCAGCAGCAGATGAGTATACGGTTATGGAGTTGGATGATGATATTCCGACCACCGCGACTGTTTCATCGACTGACGATGAAGATCAAGCAAGCGAAGATACAACAAGTGCACAAAACGATGATAAGGAGAACAATTAA